The genomic region GGGATCTGCAGGACGAGAAGAAAATACAGCAGGATATCATTAATGAAGATGAAGTTGATGATGAGGACCGAGTATCTTAAATTCTATTTTATATAAGTGAATAATGAGGATGGATGTGGATTGAGGCTGTCTGAAGGTGCGTGACGGACAAATTTGAGTCGATCACAAATCAAATGGTCCGTCATAAGCCTCATGAAGGACAGAGCCAGGCAAAATTAACTGTGAACAGTCCGTCATCACGCAAATGAAGGACTAAAGACCAAAAACAATCCCAATAACTGTCCGTCACCACATCCATTCCATTATGGATAAAAGCTCCCACCGACACACAGTGGGAGCTTTTATTTTCGCCTTTTCCGCCACAGGGTATACTCCAACACAAGTACACAGGAGACGAGCCAGATGAGCCCAATCAAATAGCCGGCGATAACATCTGTTGCATAATGGACGTTCAGATAAATGCGGCTGAAGCCTATAGCTAAAATGATGATAACCAGAAGCAGATAAATCAGCCATTTGACGTATGCATGCAGTCCACTTCTAATGGTCAGATAAATAAGAAAGCCATAAAAGACCATCGAACCGGTAGAATGACCGCTGGGAAAACTAAATCCCGTACCATCATATTCGGCTAAGATACTTGGCCTTTTTCTTTCATAGAGCCCTTTTAAAACAGTGGTTAACACACTAATGCCAATCATCGCCACAGCAAAATAAAGGATCCGCCATTTCCTCCGTTGATAAAAGATCCATAACCCTGCAGCTACCAGGACCGAACAAATCGTAATGAACATCACAGAGCCTAACTCAGTTATCAGCGAGAACACCCTATCAGCAGCAGGCGATTCCGCACTCTGAACAAACTCACGGGCCATACGGTCAATCATAAATTTCTCTTTTTCCAGAACGTTATCTGCCATTTCCAGAAAGACATAGAATAAAGCGGCTATGACCACAAGGATGATGGCTATGAATATGGCTGCCTGTTTTGGAATCCTGGTTCGCTCCTTACTGATATCAATCACCCGTCCTTCTAATACATTTACCTTTATTCATGTTCAGAAAAAAAATGGAATATACAGCAGCGGCTTGTGTACTGTAGTTTGCTTGATTAAATTAGATCAAATTAGATGAAACCTGAGTGAAGTTGATCCATCCCGGATAGCAGGAAGGAATCGTCATTAATATATGAATGAAACCAAAATCCCTATAATTAAGCCGAATTTTAGTTTATTATGCCAGTCAGACAGCTCATTCATCCGATTTTGAAAATAATTTAACCAGTTTTAAAATGAATTCGTCCACTATTGAAAACTTTCTGTCCGGTTTTGTCTGAATCGAGCTGAATTTTATAAAATCAGCCCGATTTATAAACAATTTACCCTGAATTTCCTTTATTCGTCCAATCCCACCTGAATGGAGCCGAAAACAGCGGAATTCATCCGGCCTCGCCGGTATTCATCCTCCTTCCCCGGAATTCATCCATCTCTCCCGGATAAATCCACAGCCAGTCCCGTATAAAGCCACAGCAAAAAGCAGTGAAACCATCGATTCCACTGCTCCATTAAATTCCTATTCCATTGACCGCCTTAATTCGCCATATAGGCTTCCGTTCCTTCCAGATCAAGGGCCTCATTTGCCGTAGATTGGATCTCCCGCAGCAGGTCAGGGTTGTCCATTAAGGATTCCCCATAGGACGGAATCATTTCTTTTATTTTGGGTTCCCATTCCCCCATCTGCTCAGGGAAACATTTTTGAAGGACTTCAAGCATGACGTGAACAGCGGTGGATGCACCCGGGGAAGCCCCTAGCAATGCGGCAATAGAACCATCTTCGGCACTGACGACCTCTGTGCCAAATTGAAGGGTTCCTTTCCCTTTTTCCTCCGTATCCTTGATGACCTGTACACGCTGGCCGGCGACGACCAAGTCCCAATCATCAGATTGAGCATCCGGGATAAACTCTCTTAGCTCTTCCATACGTCTTTCTTTCGTTAACAGCACCTGCTGAATCAGGTACTTGGTTAATGGGAAATTTTTTACACCTGCAGCCAGCATCGTAAATACATTATGCGGTTTGATGGACGTGAAGAGATCCAGCCATGAACCCGTTTTCAAAAACTTTGGCGAAAAGCCGGCAAAAGGTCCAAATAAAAGGGATCTCCGGTTGTCTATAAATCTGGTATCCAGGTGCGGAACCGACATGGGAGGGGCTCCAACCTTAGCTTTGCCATAGACTTTGGCATAATGCCTGTCTATTACATCAGGATTGTTACATACCATAAACAGACCGCTTACAGGAAAACCGCCAATTCCTTTGCCCTCTGGAATGCCGGATTTTTGCAGTAAATGGAGACTCCCTCCTCCACCTCCAACAAAAACGAATTTTGCTGTATGGCGCTCCACATTGCCGTTCATGTGATTTTTTACTTTTAGCTCCCATCGACCGTCCTGGGTTCGCTTTATATCTTTGACACTATGTCCGTAATTCACTTCAACCCCTTGAGACTCTAAGTGGTTAAACAGTTTACGGGTCAAGGCTCCAAAATTCACATCCGTTCCCGAATCCATTTTAGTTGCCGCTATCGGCTCATCGGCAGAACGGTCATCCATAATCACCGGAATCCAGTCCTTTAATTTTTCCGGGTCATCAGAAAATTCCATACCCTCAAATAACGGATTTTTTGATAGCGCTTTAAAACGCTTCTTTAAAAAAGATACATTCTGCTCTCCATGTACCAAACTCATATGCGGGAGGGGCTGAATAAATTCCTGTGGCTGCTGAATCCGGTTCTGGTTGACAAGGTAAGACCAGAACTGTTTGGATACCTGAAACTGTTCATTAATTTTTATGGCTTTCCGAGTGTCAATCGTTCCATCTGCTTGTTCCGGGGTGTAGTTCAGCTCACAGAGGGCAGAGTGTCCGGTTCCTGCATTGTTCCACTCATTTGAACTTTCCTCTCCGGACTTGCTGAGCTTCTCAAAAACTTTAATATTCCAATCTGTCTCTAATTCTTTTAACAATGAACCCAAAGTCGCACTCATAATTCCTGCACCAATTAAGATTACGTCTGTGCTAGTTTGTTGATTACTCATTTTTACCTTCCTTATCACTAAGATTGTAATCATGAAATTGTTATTCTCGTTAGGTATAACTAATTGTTATTCTACCTATAACCATATCATATTTTAGTATAATTATTAATACAATTTTTCTTATTCTCTGATAATTACAATACTCCGGAACACCTGTTTAAT from Virgibacillus sp. MSP4-1 harbors:
- a CDS encoding phosphatase PAP2 family protein, translating into MIDISKERTRIPKQAAIFIAIILVVIAALFYVFLEMADNVLEKEKFMIDRMAREFVQSAESPAADRVFSLITELGSVMFITICSVLVAAGLWIFYQRRKWRILYFAVAMIGISVLTTVLKGLYERKRPSILAEYDGTGFSFPSGHSTGSMVFYGFLIYLTIRSGLHAYVKWLIYLLLVIIILAIGFSRIYLNVHYATDVIAGYLIGLIWLVSCVLVLEYTLWRKRRK
- a CDS encoding malate:quinone oxidoreductase — protein: MSNQQTSTDVILIGAGIMSATLGSLLKELETDWNIKVFEKLSKSGEESSNEWNNAGTGHSALCELNYTPEQADGTIDTRKAIKINEQFQVSKQFWSYLVNQNRIQQPQEFIQPLPHMSLVHGEQNVSFLKKRFKALSKNPLFEGMEFSDDPEKLKDWIPVIMDDRSADEPIAATKMDSGTDVNFGALTRKLFNHLESQGVEVNYGHSVKDIKRTQDGRWELKVKNHMNGNVERHTAKFVFVGGGGGSLHLLQKSGIPEGKGIGGFPVSGLFMVCNNPDVIDRHYAKVYGKAKVGAPPMSVPHLDTRFIDNRRSLLFGPFAGFSPKFLKTGSWLDLFTSIKPHNVFTMLAAGVKNFPLTKYLIQQVLLTKERRMEELREFIPDAQSDDWDLVVAGQRVQVIKDTEEKGKGTLQFGTEVVSAEDGSIAALLGASPGASTAVHVMLEVLQKCFPEQMGEWEPKIKEMIPSYGESLMDNPDLLREIQSTANEALDLEGTEAYMAN